One genomic region from Glaciimonas sp. PAMC28666 encodes:
- a CDS encoding acyl-CoA dehydrogenase family protein — protein sequence MNILSEKNLTITSETVVERARLLVPGLRARQAETDLLARASNQTIAELEAAGLFSMSIPRAYGGLQTSISTWKDAVMEIGRGDGGVAWAITLINACNWMAAGFFPKSVTDEVFAKPNTRVAGVFSARGVTARRVSGGIIVEKGMWFFNSGVYHAHWDLLGVPMFNEAGENIGPGIALVPMSDVKILNDWDTIGLRGSGSSNVSMENVFIPDERIVGLRASTEGRQDGAFQDQPLYRTAFTPLMVAILAFPLLGMGTQMMEEFLETLPRRDIKLTPYTKQGEAAVTHIQIGQLSAKIHAAKQVMAKACSDMDAWATKSEYMPILDRASICRDTAASDQLMWEAAEIISQAAGGTFARRGYVLSRVWGDMKVATQHPFVSLMSNFEMYGRHVCGVNPPLMPV from the coding sequence TTGAATATCCTCTCAGAAAAAAATCTCACTATAACCTCGGAAACAGTTGTGGAACGAGCTCGGTTGCTGGTTCCCGGTCTCCGCGCCAGGCAGGCTGAGACAGACCTGCTTGCCAGAGCTTCCAATCAAACCATTGCAGAGCTCGAGGCTGCGGGGCTATTTTCAATGAGCATCCCGCGTGCATATGGCGGGCTCCAGACAAGTATTTCGACTTGGAAAGATGCTGTGATGGAGATCGGACGAGGAGATGGTGGCGTCGCGTGGGCCATCACCCTTATCAATGCCTGTAACTGGATGGCCGCAGGCTTTTTTCCAAAGTCGGTAACTGACGAGGTTTTCGCAAAACCCAACACGCGGGTCGCGGGAGTCTTTTCGGCTCGCGGCGTCACGGCTCGCCGGGTGAGCGGAGGGATCATCGTTGAAAAAGGAATGTGGTTTTTTAATTCCGGCGTGTATCACGCGCATTGGGACCTATTGGGCGTACCTATGTTCAATGAGGCAGGTGAAAACATCGGACCCGGGATTGCGTTGGTTCCTATGAGTGACGTGAAGATTCTGAACGATTGGGACACAATTGGCCTGCGGGGTAGCGGTAGCTCCAACGTCAGTATGGAGAACGTATTCATCCCTGACGAACGCATTGTGGGTTTAAGGGCTAGTACAGAGGGGCGACAAGATGGTGCCTTCCAAGATCAGCCTCTTTACCGTACCGCATTCACACCACTGATGGTAGCCATACTCGCATTTCCCTTGCTCGGCATGGGAACACAAATGATGGAAGAATTTCTGGAGACGCTGCCAAGGCGCGACATCAAACTTACGCCGTACACAAAACAAGGTGAAGCAGCGGTGACACACATCCAGATTGGCCAACTCAGCGCAAAAATCCACGCAGCCAAACAAGTGATGGCTAAGGCCTGCAGCGACATGGATGCATGGGCTACAAAGAGCGAATATATGCCAATCTTGGACCGCGCAAGCATTTGTCGCGATACAGCGGCTTCTGATCAACTGATGTGGGAGGCTGCCGAAATAATCTCCCAAGCTGCGGGTGGAACGTTCGCACGTCGTGGTTATGTCCTCAGTCGTGTCTGGGGTGACATGAAGGTTGCAACTCAGCATCCGTTCGTCTCGTTAATGAGCAACTTTGAGATGTACGGTCGTCACGTATGCGGCGTTAATCCGCCTCTCATGCCTGTGTAA